The Arthrobacter oryzae DNA window GGGTCGCTAGGCACGCGGCCCTTGCCGATCCTGCGCGACTGCGCATCGTGGACCTGCTGACCTTGGGGGACTTCTCCCCGACGGAGCTCCAGGCCGAGCTGGGGATGTCATCCAATTTGCTGTCGCATCATTTGCGCACCCTTGAAGACGCCGGACTGGCCGTGCGCCGCCGCTCCGAGGCCGACCGGCGCCGCAGCTATTTCCGTCTCGCAGCCGGCGCGCTGGAGGGACTGGTGCCAGGCGGCGGGCAAGATGCCCGTCGTGTGCTGTTCGTCTGCACTCGGAATAGCGCCCGGTCCCAGCTTGCCGCCGCACTCTGGCAGCAGGCCAGCCATGTTCCGTCCATGTCGGCCGGCACTCACCCGGCGGACCGGGTCGCCCAGGGTGCCATCGACGTGGCCCGCCGCCACGGCATGGACCTCGAAGGCTGCCTTCCGCGCACGCTGGACCAGGTGGCGGAGGGCGGGGACTTTGTGGTGACCGTCTGCGACAATGCGCATGAGGAGCTGCCAGGCCTTGCCGGCGCCCACTGGTCAGTGCCGGATCCGGTTCGCCTGGGCACGGAGGAAGCCTTCGAGGCGGCCTTCGCGGACATAGCGCGGCGCGTCCAGGACCTGGCGCCCCGTGTGCTCACCGCATAATCGCCGCCTCATCGCCGCCCGCGCAATCGGGTGGCGATTGCCTGCGTCCGTGACATATTGACAATCATCAATCTATTACCAATACTCATTACATCGATCATCATCAATGTTCCATCGAGCGATGCCGAAACTGATTCCAGGAGAAACACTGTGAGCACCGAAACCGCCAAGAAGCCGTCCGTCCTCTTTGTCTGCATCCACAACGCGGGCCGCTCACAGATGGCCGCAGCCTTCCTCACTACCCTGTCCAACGGTGAAATCGAGGTCCGCTCCGCCGGTTCCCAGCCCGCCGAAAAAATCAACCCGGCAGCAGTCGAAGCCATGGCCGAGCTCGGCATCGACATGTCCGCCGAGATCCCGAAGGTCCTCACCACGGAAGCTGTCAAGGAATCCGACGTAGTAATCACCATGGGCTGCGGCGATGAATGCCCGTACTTCCCCGGCAAGCGCTACGAGGACTGGGTCCTGGAGGATCCAGCCGGTAAGGGCGTTGACTCCGTCCGCCCGATCCGCGACGAAATCAAGACCCGCATCCAGGGCCTGATCGAATCCCTCATCCCCGCCGCCAAGTAACCGTCCCGGACCAAGGAGCCTTTTGTGAGCACCCCCGCGAGCACCGAACAGCTGATCATCATCGGGTCCGGCCCCGCCGGCTACACCGCAGCCATCTACGCCGCCAGGGCGGGACTGAAGCCCCTGGTCCTGGCCGGATCGGTCACCGCCGGCGGTGCCCTGATGAACACCACCGAGGTGGAAAACTTCCCCGGGTTCCCCGGCGGTATCCAGGGCCCTGAGCTCATGGACGGGCTGCAGCAGCAGGCTGAGCGCTTCGGCGCCAAGGTGGTGTTCGACGACGTCACTGAAGTGACATTGGCCGGGCACCTCAAACGCGTGGTCACCGGCGCCGGCGACACCCACGAGGCGCCCGCCGTCATCCTCGCCACCGGATCCGCCTACAAGGAGCTGGGGCTGCCTGAAGAGAAGCAGTTCAGCGGCCACGGCGTCTCCTGGTGCGCCACCTGCGACGGGTTCTTCTTCCGCGACCAGGACATCGTCGTCGTCGGCGGCGGGGACTCCGCGATGGAGGAAGCGACGTTCCTGACCCGCTTCGCCCGGACTGTTACGGTGGTGGTCCGCAAGGGCGAACTGCGCGCCTCCCGCATCATGGCCCAGCGAGCCAAGGACAATCCCAAGATCAGCTTCGCGTGGAACTCCGCCGTCACCAGGATCCACGGCGATGGCAAAGTCACCGGCGTGACCCTGACGGACACACGGACCGGCGAAACCCGCGAGCAGGCCGCAACCGGCATCTTCGTGGCCATCGGACACCTGCCGCGCACGGAACTTGTGGAAGGCCAGGTTGACCTCGACGCCGAGGGCTACATCAAGGTGGACGCTCCCACCACGGTCACCAACCTTTCCGGCGTCTTCGCCTGCGGTGACGCCGTGGACCACCGCTACCGCCAGGCCATCACGGCTGCGGGCACCGGGTGCGCAGCAGCCCTCGATGCTGAGCGCTACCTGGCCGCCCTGGACGATGCGGACAGCATCGCCACGGCTTTGGTGGAAGAACCCACCCACGCCTAGAGGCCGCCGCACCTACTGAAGAAAGAGGACCTGATGGATTCGACGACGAACCTTCCCATTGCAGTGATCGGCGCCGGCCCGGTGGGCCTGGCCACCGCGGCGCACCTTTTGGAGCGCGGCCTGGAACCGCTGGTCTTCGAATCCGGGCCCTCCGCCGGCGCGGCC harbors:
- the trxB gene encoding thioredoxin-disulfide reductase — protein: MSTPASTEQLIIIGSGPAGYTAAIYAARAGLKPLVLAGSVTAGGALMNTTEVENFPGFPGGIQGPELMDGLQQQAERFGAKVVFDDVTEVTLAGHLKRVVTGAGDTHEAPAVILATGSAYKELGLPEEKQFSGHGVSWCATCDGFFFRDQDIVVVGGGDSAMEEATFLTRFARTVTVVVRKGELRASRIMAQRAKDNPKISFAWNSAVTRIHGDGKVTGVTLTDTRTGETREQAATGIFVAIGHLPRTELVEGQVDLDAEGYIKVDAPTTVTNLSGVFACGDAVDHRYRQAITAAGTGCAAALDAERYLAALDDADSIATALVEEPTHA
- a CDS encoding arsenate reductase ArsC, whose translation is MSTETAKKPSVLFVCIHNAGRSQMAAAFLTTLSNGEIEVRSAGSQPAEKINPAAVEAMAELGIDMSAEIPKVLTTEAVKESDVVITMGCGDECPYFPGKRYEDWVLEDPAGKGVDSVRPIRDEIKTRIQGLIESLIPAAK
- a CDS encoding metalloregulator ArsR/SmtB family transcription factor — translated: MKIEATGEFRIRVARHAALADPARLRIVDLLTLGDFSPTELQAELGMSSNLLSHHLRTLEDAGLAVRRRSEADRRRSYFRLAAGALEGLVPGGGQDARRVLFVCTRNSARSQLAAALWQQASHVPSMSAGTHPADRVAQGAIDVARRHGMDLEGCLPRTLDQVAEGGDFVVTVCDNAHEELPGLAGAHWSVPDPVRLGTEEAFEAAFADIARRVQDLAPRVLTA